A genomic window from Streptomyces mirabilis includes:
- a CDS encoding ion channel protein: protein MSTDASTATPLRRLLPLIVPSVVVGVAAALVLLGVSLLADRFKDVLWETLPDALGVGRYSVLWMVVMLTATGIAVGLVVWKVPGHAGPDPATTGLVDAPLPPRVLPGLLVATVLTLAGGVSLGPENPVTAVNVALAYWLGTRVIPGSAVGLWVGLAVAGTIGALFGTPVAAALIFSEVLAGQPGPGALWDRLLPPLLAGGTGALTMLLLEHPSFDLALPAYKGPHWGDLLSALVVASLAAAIGMTAVCALPYAHAAFSRLRHPMVALPVGGLVLGLLGALGGPLTLFKGLDEVKTLAANPEGWSAGRFALMFAVKLAALLVATSCGFRGGRIFPSVFAGVALGLCAHALVPQVNPTLAVVCAVLGVLLAVTRQGWISLFTAAVLVAQPAVLPVLVLASVPAWLLVTGRPQMQLRADGSAIR, encoded by the coding sequence GTGAGCACCGATGCGTCCACGGCGACCCCCTTACGGCGTCTGCTGCCGTTGATCGTGCCCTCCGTGGTGGTCGGTGTGGCCGCGGCGCTCGTCCTGCTGGGCGTCAGCCTGCTCGCCGACCGCTTCAAGGACGTCCTGTGGGAGACCCTTCCGGACGCACTGGGCGTGGGCCGCTACTCCGTGCTGTGGATGGTCGTGATGCTCACGGCGACCGGCATCGCGGTGGGTCTGGTCGTGTGGAAGGTGCCGGGGCACGCGGGGCCGGATCCGGCGACCACGGGTCTGGTCGACGCTCCCCTGCCACCCCGCGTTCTGCCCGGGCTGCTCGTCGCCACCGTCCTGACGCTGGCGGGCGGGGTGAGCCTGGGCCCCGAGAACCCCGTCACGGCCGTCAACGTGGCCCTCGCCTACTGGCTCGGCACCCGCGTGATCCCGGGTTCCGCCGTGGGGCTGTGGGTGGGCCTGGCGGTCGCGGGCACGATCGGCGCCCTGTTCGGTACGCCGGTGGCCGCAGCGCTGATCTTCTCCGAGGTACTGGCCGGGCAGCCGGGGCCCGGCGCCCTCTGGGACCGGCTGCTGCCGCCGCTGCTCGCGGGCGGCACGGGCGCGCTCACCATGTTGCTGCTCGAGCACCCGAGCTTCGACCTCGCGCTGCCCGCCTACAAAGGCCCCCACTGGGGCGACCTGCTGAGCGCCCTGGTGGTCGCCTCGTTGGCCGCGGCGATCGGGATGACCGCGGTGTGCGCCCTCCCTTACGCCCACGCCGCCTTCTCGCGGCTCAGGCACCCCATGGTGGCGCTTCCCGTGGGCGGTCTCGTCCTGGGGCTGCTGGGGGCGCTGGGCGGGCCTCTGACGCTCTTCAAGGGCCTGGACGAGGTGAAGACCCTCGCGGCGAACCCGGAGGGCTGGTCGGCGGGACGGTTCGCGCTGATGTTCGCGGTGAAGCTGGCCGCGCTGCTGGTTGCCACCTCGTGCGGCTTCCGGGGCGGCCGGATCTTTCCCTCCGTGTTCGCCGGGGTAGCTCTCGGGCTGTGCGCGCACGCGTTGGTACCGCAGGTGAATCCCACGCTCGCCGTGGTGTGCGCGGTCCTGGGTGTGCTCCTGGCCGTCACCCGGCAGGGCTGGATCAGCCTGTTCACGGCGGCCGTCCTGGTGGCCCAGCCTGCCGTGCTGCCCGTGCTGGTGCTGGCCTCGGTACCGGCCTGGCTGCTCGTCACCGGACGCCCGCAGATGCAGCTGCGCGCCGACGGGAGCGCGATCCGGTGA